The Eublepharis macularius isolate TG4126 chromosome 11, MPM_Emac_v1.0, whole genome shotgun sequence genome includes a region encoding these proteins:
- the SKIDA1 gene encoding SKI/DACH domain-containing protein 1, which yields MGDLKSGFEEVDGVRLGYLVIRGKQMFALSQVFTDLLKNIPRTTVHKRMDHLKVQKHHCDLEELRKLKAINSIAFHAAKCTLISREDVEALYTSCKTERVLRTKRRGPGPLPAAPGPDPYAALWKDGGKLWLGLNGAAAPKRRAWRAAAEAGAFLPASDLPHFWSKSPGRSSPGLARPPGKGAANYETGPLGPRYVSLASDPACFRSLLCAKHPHYYYHSSAAIASQPKLAAAAAATGGGPLALGCRAKRKKAAEGRSPGGCGRRLLLWPRACKLNGASSERLPGLNGFLAPPPHQPFPESCSSDSDSSSYSDPAVNDSDFCSSLSSTSNSASSEEEEEEEEEEEEGSCASESSELSSDEDDDDDDDDDEESSSASDSSSGSSRVSVQSIRFRRASFCKPPSLAPAALLYHPRWAGREEPQEPAPVVKAETSEEEVWSGRACWAPKSEPGLGCLGPGSCCFGEPEPGGGQGSLSAGHSPRPPPDPAAGGLSPPSLKARRCQPASPPPLLPPPPLPAELPTAALGGSPRGSPHARWPPSSDSSFCPSLPGGAASVAAAAECPGLPPLPFVPIAQIKVEDSSANAEYGALPVPSPDRVPLKCEGSPEEPKREAEGGQSPPASPPGPPREDLLLPAKEDPACTDEPPSPPSSPPPPPVPQSQALAACTLGAAAAAAAKPEDGEYKFGARVRKNYRTLVLGKRGVLPSPDLLKPNLKTARSPRPPPGKLLEATEGTLDDLAVLSRRKRVASNVASALKRPFNFMGNFPCPPSLVVGLDGDLLPAYTLNTARDAQAPPKAHPVWKWQLGGSAIPLPPSHKFRKFHS from the coding sequence ATGGGAGACTTGAAGTCGGGCTTCGAGGAGGTGGACGGCGTGCGCCTGGGCTACCTGGTGATCCGGGGCAAGCAGATGTTCGCCCTCTCGCAGGTCTTCACCGATCTGCTGAAGAACATCCCGCGCACGACGGTGCACAAGCGCATGGACCACTTGAAAGTCCAGAAGCACCACTGCGACCTGGAGGAGCTGCGGAAGCTCAAAGCCATCAACTCCATCGCCTTCCACGCCGCCAAATGCACCCTCATCTCCCGCGAGGACGTGGAGGCTCTCTACACCTCCTGCAAGACCGAGCGGGTGCTGCGGACCAAGCGCAGGGGCCCGGGCCCGCTCCCGGCCGCCCCCGGGCCGGACCCTTACGCGGCCTTGTGGAAAGACGGCGGCAAACTTTGGCTGGGCTTGAATGGAGCCGCGGCGCCCAAGAGGCGAGCCTGGCGAGCGGCGGCCGAGGCGGGCGCCTTCCTACCGGCTTCGGATCTACCTCACTTTTGGAGCAAATCCCCCGGGCGCAGCTCGCCGGGACTGGCCCGGCCGCCCGGCAAAGGGGCGGCAAACTATGAAACTGGCCCGCTGGGGCCGCGCTACGTCTCGCTGGCGTCGGACCCGGCGTGCTTTCGGAGCCTGCTCTGCGCCAAGCACCCGCATTACTACTACCACTCCTCGGCCGCCATTGCCAGCCAGCCCaagctcgccgccgccgccgccgccacgggAGGCGGCCCGCTGGCCCTGGGCTGCCGGGCCAAGCGCAAGAAAGCCGCCGAGGGCCGCTCGCCGGGAGGCTGCGGGAGGCGCCTGCTGCTCTGGCCGCGCGCCTGCAAGCTCAACGGCGCCTCGTCGGAGCGGCTGCCCGGCTTGAACGGCTTCCTGGCGCCGCCGCCCCACCAGCCCTTCCCGGAGAGCTGCAGCAGCGACTCCGACTCCAGCTCCTACTCGGACCCCGCGGTCAACGACTCCGACTTCTGCTCCAGCCTGTCCAGCACCAGCAATTCGGCCTcttcggaggaggaggaggaggaagaggaggaggaggaggaaggcagctGCGCCTCGGAGTCCAGCGAGCTGAGCTCCGACgaggacgacgacgacgacgacgacgacgacgaggAGAGCAGCTCTGCCTCGGACTCCAGCTCCGGCTCCAGCCGGGTCTCTGTGCAGAGCATCCGCTTCAGGCGCGCCAGCTTCTGCAAGCCGCCCAGCCTGGCGCCCGCCGCTCTGCTCTACCATCCGCGCTGGGCTGGCCGTGAGGAGCCGCAGGAGCCGGCGCCGGTCGTTAAAGCCGAAACCTCGGAGGAGGAGGTCTGGAGCGGCCGGGCCTGCTGGGCCCCCAAGAGCGAGCCGGGCCTGGGCTGCCTCGGCCCGGGCAGCTGCTGCTTCGGGGAGCCGGAGCCGGGGGGCGGCCAGGGGTCTCTCTCGGCCGGCCACTCTCCTCGCCCGCCACCGGACCCGGCGGCCGGGGGCCTCTCTCCGCCCAGCCTCAAGGCCCGGAGATGCCAGCCCGCCAGCCCGCCTCCCCTCCTGCCTCCTCCGCCCCTGCCAGCGGAGCTccccacagcagctttggggggctctccccGGGGGTCCCCCCACGCCCGATGGCCCCCCTCTTCGGACTCTTCCTTCTGCCCCAGCCTGCCCGGGGGGGCTGCCTCTGTTGCCGCCGCCGCCGAGTGCCCCGGCCTCCCGCCCCTGCCTTTTGTGCCCATTGCCCAGATCAAAGTCGAGGACAGCAGTGCCAATGCGGAATATGGCGCACTGCCGGTGCCCAGCCCTGACAGGGTCCCGCTCAAATGTGAAGGCAGCCCAGAGGAGCCCAAGCGGGAAGCGGAGGGCGGGCAGTCGCCCCCGGCCAGTCCCCCCGGGCCGCCTCGGGAGGACCTGCTGCTGCCGGCCAAGGAAGACCCCGCCTGCACTGACGAGCCCCCTAGCCCTCCCTCCAGCCCCCCGCCGCCGCCCGTCCCCCAGAGCCAGGCCCTCGCCGCATGCACTTtaggcgctgctgctgctgctgctgccaaaccCGAGGATGGGGAATACAAATTTGGAGCCAGGGTGAGGAAAAACTACCGGACTTTGGTGCTGGGCAAGAGAGGCGTCCTCCCGAGCCCGGACCTGCTCAAACCAAATCTGAAAACTGCCCGGAGCCCCCGGCCGCCCCCGGGGAAGCTCCTGGAGGCTACCGAAGGAACACTGGATGACTTGGCAGTTCTCAGTCGGCGCAAAAGGGTGGCCAGCAACGTCGCCTCGGCCCTGAAAAGGCCCTTTAACTTTATGGGCAATTTTCCCTGCCCGCCCTCCTTGGTGGTTGGCCTGGATGGAGATTTGTTGCCAGCCTACACCTTGAACACTGCCAGGGATGCCCAAGCACCTCCCAAGGCCCATCCTGTCTGGAAATGGCAGCTGGGCGGGTCTGCAATACCTCTTCCACCCAGCCACAAATTCAGGAAATTTCATTCATGA